The Arachis ipaensis cultivar K30076 chromosome B03, Araip1.1, whole genome shotgun sequence region ATTCAGATGTTCCAAATTGCTGGTTCTTGACCTGAATGACAATTCTCTCAATGCTAGTCTCCCAGCTGAAGTTGGTGATCTTGCATCCCTTACCGTTCTCAGACTTGGCCGTAATAAGTTATCTGGACCGATCCCTGCAGCAATAGGCAAGTTGAGCAAGCTTTATGAGCTGCAGCTATCTAATAATAGCTTCAATGGTGAGATTCCAACAGAAATTGGAAAACTCCAAAATCTCCAGACCAGTTTAGACCTCGGTTACAACAATCTCTCAGGTGAAATCCCAGCTTCTCTTGGGAATCTGTTGAAATTGGAAGCACTTGATCTTTCCCACAATCAACTCACTGGAGAAGTCCCTCCACAAGTTGGTGACATGAGCAGTTTGGGAGTGCTTGATCTCTCCTACAACAACCTTCAAGGAAAATTGGACAGGAAATTCTCTCATTGGCCAGACGAGGCATTTGAAGGGAACCAACAGCTTTGTGGAAGCCCTCTTGATCACTGCAACAGTGATGATGCTTCCAGCAGAGATCAATCAGGCCTAAATGCACCATCAGTAGTGGTAATATCTGCCATTTCAACTCTAGCCGCAGTTGCGCTATTTATACTTGCATTCAGAGCCTTCTTCAGAAACAAACCAGAACATCTTAAGAGAGACAGTGAAGCGAATTATGTGTACTCCTCCTCTTCATCACAAGCACAGCGAAGGCCGCTGTTTCAACTCAACCCTGCTGGAAATCGAGATTTCAGGTGGGAAGATATCATGGATGCAACAAACAATCTAAGCGATGAATTCAAGATTGGTTCAGGGGGGTCAGGGACAATCTACAAAGCTGAATTGGCCAATGGAGATACAGTGGCTGTCAAGAAGATTTCAGCGAAAGATGATTTTCTGTTGAACAAAAGCTTCATAAGAGAAGTTAAGACACTTGGGAGGACAAGGCACAGGCATCTTGTGAAGCTTATAGGTTACTGTGGCAATAATGCAAACAAAGGAGCAGCTTGGAATCTGTTGATATATGAGTATATGGAGAATGGGAGTGTATGGGATTGGCTTCATGGGAAGCCAGCTACGGCCAGCAAAGTGAAGAGGAGCCTTGATTGGGAGACAAGGTTCAGAATTGCAGTGGGACTAGCTCAAGGAGTGGAGTACCTCCACCATGATTGTGTGCCAAAGATCATTCACAGGGATATCAAATCCAGCAACATATTGCTAGATTCCAAAATGGAAGCACACTTGGGAGATTTTGGACTTGCAAAAGCAATCTTCGAGAATTATGACTCCAGAACCGAGTCTAATTCTCTGTTTGCAGGATCTTACGGCTACATGGCTCCAGGTACTGAACCAAAAACTTATTTAAGAGTTGCTTCAATTATGTTTAATTTCCATCACTTATTTTGTTAGCATTGAATTGCTTCAGAGTACGCATACTCCCTACGTGCAACAGAAAAGAGTGATGTTTACAGCATGGGAATTGTGCTTATGGAGCTTGTTAGTGGTAAAACACCAACAGATGAAACTTTTGGAGCAGAGATGGATATGGTGAGATGGGTGGAGATGCACATGGATATGCATGGCGCTGCACGCGAGGAGGTGATAGATCCTGAGCTGAAACCTCTGTTGCCTGCTGAAGAGTTTGCGGCATTCCAAGTGCTTGAGGTAGCATTGCAGTGCACCAAAACTACACCACAGGAGAGGCCATCCTCCCGGAAAGTATGTGATCTTCTCCTCCATGTATTCAACAACAGGATGGCCCAGTTTGATAAGATGAATTTGGATCAGTACAAATTCAAGTGAAACTTGATTCCAAATATAATGCAGAGTATATGCCTCTGGATTTGGATCGTTGCTTTTAGTGCTTCGGGTTTTTTCcccttgttttcctgtttttttttcCCCCTTATTGTTTAGATGCTCTAGATTTAACAGCCAGCAAAAACCGGTCACATACCGTTAAATTCTACTAATGATTTAGTTTTGCTTAACTTTAGTACTTAAACCAGATTGTTGCATTTAAAAAGCTAATTCCAAATTGGAAATTGGACATTTTGCATTATGTCATACTATTCTATTACGCAGCCTAATATCAATCTTGAAAGCAGAATACCCTTCGCATGATTGAAGTAAATGGAATTAATTTTGCTAAGAAAAACATCATCGGTTATATCAATTGCttcaaaaaagaagagaagtGCAAATTAATCAATATCGACGTGGTCCAATTTTTCttcttaaaagttaaaacaacaTCAAGGCAAGTGTTTACCATAACAGCAAAGACATTAACCAACTCCTACCTAGCATAATTTTTTAACCCAAGCCAACCAAAACTTCAAAAAATTACGAATTTAACGGTTTCTATGGCTTAAACAAAAGGGTTTGTCACGTGAGTTAGGAATAGCATATTATTGTAGAACATCTAATGCAGCTTAAAACATTATTTCagttcatcttttcctttttaaaTCCATATCAAGTGCCCTAAACTTGTTAGCAAGACGATTATCAAGAGTCAAATCACAGTAGCATATGGTATGAAAACATCAATGATAGATACTGAAGTCACAGTTACTATGATCCTTACAGCTAAGAAAGTTATTCCGATTGAATTTATTATTCACGAAACCTTCTTACAGGTTTGactgcttcccaaaccttctACTCAAAACAGGTATACCAGCATGAAAAAGCTATAACAGCCTTAGAAATAAAGCAACATGAAATCATAAAACAAAGGGAACAGGTCCAACacatttcttcattttcttcacAAAAACTCAGCAAACCTTAATGTTGCACTAGTCATCATCTGCATCTGCAATGTAATACCACAGATAAATAAATGCAGTGAGGAAATGACAATCCAGAAACACGGAACACATCATAAGAAGCACAAGAATATTGATTACACAATACGAATAAATGGAATTTCTTGCTGAATTAATCAGTTCTCTAAAACCTCAGACAAACTAGATAAACCAGTGAAAGTATTCTCCACTCTCCAGATTTTCTCCATGATTGAAACAACCACATGTTCAAAGTATCTTGCTTTCCTGTTGTGTCCTAACTCCTAATGTTGCATCCAGGATctattacaaaagaaaaactCCACAATATTCAAGCTACTATATCCCTAGGGTAATCAGATTCTTTTGCAAAGATGACTAATGTTCCATAATGAACAACATCATGCAGCATTAGCCATGCAAGTTTTAGATTTGCATTTAATTTGCATAATCTCATTTTGGTTTAACTATCTTTATAAATTGCCACACTGCACTGAGGTAATCTTTATCTGAGAgtatctaaaacaaaaatttcttCCCCGGGAGTGTAGTAGTGTACAAAACATAATTCCTACATGAGTTAACTAAAAGGATTTAACATCTTCAAGAGTAACAGAATCCAAAAACCATTTCATACTTTCTTCAGTCGGTACCAAGAGGATCAGGAGGCTGATTCATTAGgatgatttcaaaattttatccaGATTCCAATAAGACTTTACTCAACATTCCATACCCGCTAAGACACCCCCAAAGTGGTTAGTTGCAGTACTCAAGAGATCAAATCCTTGAAGTCTTTACCTAATCACTAACCCAAGCTCAAAACTGTGGAAATTTACTCAAAccaaaagagaaaataataaatcaaNNNNNNNNNNNNNNNNNNNACAGCATCAATCCAAACAGCAATCATTATCACTTCAATTTACAAATCCCCTAGGAACAGCGCCACTAGTTCCCACAAATTCAACCCAAACAACAAAcacaaatataatttaaaataaaataaaaaatagaagagagaataCAATCAAGAGAAAGAAACAACGCAACGAAATTGAAAACACAAATGGTGTATAAATTCAGGTTGGCGGAATGAAGAAAAAGAGGGGAAAAccctaaattgaattgaatgataatTGGAGGAGATTAAAATACCAATATAACGTCTTTCGTTAGCGGCCTTGGCCTTCTCGAGCATCTTATCGAGGTCTTGTTCGACCTTGGCCTCCCACTTGAAGAGCTGGTCTACAAACAAAACGCCCAGACCCATTCCCAACACGTGCTCCCATGGATCTACAacaacaaaaacaacaacaacagagtCGGTGAAAAAGgaaattttctagagagagaaggttTTAGAGGAAAAGAGAGAGGAGAATGTTAATACGGCGCATGTAAGGGAGTTTGCGGAGGGCATTGGAGTACATCTGAGTGCCCAAACCCAATAGGGCTCCGATCGCCGTCGAGCTTAGCggcattcttcttctctttctctgtcaCTACTCTCTTCTCTACTTCCCTTTCCTTTGCCT contains the following coding sequences:
- the LOC107632120 gene encoding uncharacterized protein LOC107632120; this translates as MPLSSTAIGALLGLGTQMYSNALRKLPYMRHPWEHVLGMGLGVLFVDQLFKWEAKVEQDLDKMLEKAKAANERRYIDADDD
- the LOC107632121 gene encoding LRR receptor-like serine/threonine-protein kinase GSO1 encodes the protein MENLILKDNELMGPIPAELGNCTSLTVFTAANNKLNGSIPSELSQLKTLQILNLANNTLSGEIPSQLGEMSDLVYLNFMGNQLEGAIPPSLSQLGNLQTLDLSMNKLSGGIPEELGNMRELSFLVLSGNNNLSGVIPTNICSNATKLEHMFLSDIGIHGEIPSSLGQCQSLKQLDLSNNSLNGSIPIEIYGLLWLTDLLLHNNTLVGSVSPSIGNLSSLQILALFHNNLQGPLPEEIGMLRELEILYLYDNQLSGDIPMEIGNCSSLQMIDLYGNHFSGEIPKSIGRLKKLNFLHLRQNDLVGEIPATLGNCHKLNILDLADNQLSGGIPATLGYLKSLEQLMLYNNSLEGNLPHQLTNVANLTRVNLSKNRLNGSMTALCSSRSFLSFDVTNNAFDGEIPPQLGNSPSLERLRLGNNRFSGEVPRTLGKIHELTLLDLSGNALTGPIPDELSLCNRLSQIHLHNNSMSGQIPTWVGSLPQLGELTLSFNNFSGPIPLGLFRCSKLLVLDLNDNSLNASLPAEVGDLASLTVLRLGRNKLSGPIPAAIGKLSKLYELQLSNNSFNGEIPTEIGKLQNLQTSLDLGYNNLSGEIPASLGNLLKLEALDLSHNQLTGEVPPQVGDMSSLGVLDLSYNNLQGKLDRKFSHWPDEAFEGNQQLCGSPLDHCNSDDASSRDQSGLNAPSVVVISAISTLAAVALFILAFRAFFRNKPEHLKRDSEANYVYSSSSSQAQRRPLFQLNPAGNRDFRWEDIMDATNNLSDEFKIGSGGSGTIYKAELANGDTVAVKKISAKDDFLLNKSFIREVKTLGRTRHRHLVKLIGYCGNNANKGAAWNLLIYEYMENGSVWDWLHGKPATASKVKRSLDWETRFRIAVGLAQGVEYLHHDCVPKIIHRDIKSSNILLDSKMEAHLGDFGLAKAIFENYDSRTESNSLFAGSYGYMAPEYAYSLRATEKSDVYSMGIVLMELVSGKTPTDETFGAEMDMVRWVEMHMDMHGAAREEVIDPELKPLLPAEEFAAFQVLEVALQCTKTTPQERPSSRKVCDLLLHVFNNRMAQFDKMNLDQYKFK